The nucleotide window ACATAGTTGCACACTTCGGTGGGTTGGCCGCGGGTTTGGCGTTGGGTTATATATACGGCAGATGGTTGAGGAGAAAGCTGATGGACATGAGCTACTGGTTTGAGTAGCTAGGTCCCGAATTTGATACCAACCTTTGGGCAGAGGTTCCTTACGGGACACTCATTGCATTTCGGCTTAATCGGCCTGCACACCTTCTTCCCGTGATCCACCATGGCGTGGTTGACGTACAGCCACTCCTCCTTTGGTATAAGGACCTTCAGATATTCCTCGACCTTTTCGGGTGAGGCCTCTAGAGGAGCGAGACCGAGGCGCTTGCTTACCCGGTTTACGTGGGTATCGACGGGTATGGCCGGCTTTCCAAAGCCGTAGGCTAGGACTATATTGGCGCACTTTCTCCCGATTCCAGGCAATTTCATGAGCTCTTCGAGTGTGTCAGGGACGCGGCCATCGTACCTCTCAAGTATGATCCGAGACACCTCAACTATCCACCTTCCCTTGCTCCTCCAGAGTCCAACCTTGAGGCTCCTAAGGAATTCTTGCATCTTCTCCACGCTCGCATTGGCTATGTCATTTATGGTAGGGTACTTCCTAAACAGCTCTTCAGCTACCCTGTCGGTAACTTCATCCCTGTTTCTCTGAGAGATTATGCACTTGATCAGTGTCCTGTAAGGTTCTCCCGAAACGTGCCTCTCCCTTGGGTATACTTCCTTGAGGATTCTAACTATTTCCTCGGCTCGCCTCTTCTTTTCGGCCCAGCTTTCCTCGAAGGCGAAGCCCTCAGGGCTTAATGAGCCTGACCCTCTTTTCCCCATGCACTATCACCACCACGTCACCCGAAACGCTCACTTCGTTGAGCTCCTCAAACTCATCACTATAAATCTTTTGCCCATTTTGGTTTAAAATTAGAACCTTCTTGGGAAACACTATGACAAAGCCTTTTTCGAACGGAATCACACCCTTGACGGGTTCGTCGAACTCAATGTCAAGGATGAAGGTATCTCCCCCGGTAATCTCTACTCTCGTTCTATCGTTTACGATAAGAGGCTCTGGCTCCGCATAGAGAACTTGGAATCGTAGGGGCTTTCCGAGGAGGTCGACTTCGATTTCTTGCCCGGTCTTGACTACTCTTCCCTTTAGCTTTGCCCTAAGGATGTCCTCGAAGCCGACCGGAAGCTCTACATCGAAAAGGGGCTTCAGGACGAGCCTCATTTAGAACACCCTCGCGTACCCCCACTTCTTGACGCTCGTCAGTATCGATGTCTCCGTGCTCTTGACGCCATCTATTTTTCCGAGCTTCTCAATTAGGAACTCTTCGAGCTCTCTCAGACTTCTGACGGTGACCTGCATGAATATGTCATGGGCCCCGGTAGCTATCCCAAGGACATCTACCTCCGGTAGCTTTGCCAGTTCCTCGGCTACCTTTTTGACTTTGCTGGGCTCGGTGTCAACGGCTATCACCGCTACAACCTCGTAACCTGCCTTGAAGGGGTTTATCAAAGCCGCGAACTTTCTAATGACACCTCTCTCGACGAGCTTCCTCACGCGGAGGCGGACGGTCGACTCGGGCACCCCCAGCTTCCTCGCTATCTCGGCATAGCTCACCCTCCCGTCCTCTTGAAGGATTTGGAGTATCCCTCTGTCTAGCTCATCGAGCATTTTGGCCATCACCAATTTCCTTTTTCGGCAGATTACTTATTAAGTCTTTTGCTAATTCATCAGAATTTAAGCGAAAAAGTTATCGGTTCCAAGAGCAATGATCTTAGGGGTGAGGGCTGTGGATCCTGAAGAGGTTGTGGCTGGGTATGAGAGGGTCATAGCCCCGGCCAACAGGACGACGTACTTTCCCCTCGTTCCTGTAAGAGCTGAGAACGCGAGAATCTGGGATGTAAAGGGAAGGGAATACATAGACTTCCTTAGCGACGCCGCCGTCCAGAACGTCGGCCACAATAACCCTCGCATCGTCATGGCAATCAAGGAGCAAGCCGAGAGGCTCCTTCACGCGAGCTTTATCTATGCCTTCCCCATAGAGCCCCTCCTTCTCGCCGAGAAGCTCGTTCAGCTCGTTCCAATCAGGAATGCCAAGGTCTCCTTCGGGCTGAGCGGAGCCGACGCCAACGACGGCGCCATAAAGTTCGCCCGTGCTTATACGGGCCGTTTGACAATCCTTAGCTACATGAGAAGCTTCTACGGTTCCACGTATGGGGCCATGAGCATAACGGGTCTCGATTTCCACGTGAGGGCCCTCGTCGGGGAGCTAAGCGGGGTCCACTATATACCCTTCCCCAACTGTTATCGTTGCCCCTTCGGAAAGGAGTCCGGGAAGTGCAGGTTTGAGTGTGTGGAGTACCTCAAGGAAAAGTTCGAGGGAGAGGTGTACGCCGAGGGCGTGGCCGCGCTCTTCGCGGAGGCCATCCAGGGCGACGCTGGAATGGTTGTGCCGCCCGAGAATTACTTTAAGAGGATTGAGCGGATTCTGGATGAGCACGGCATACTTCTCGTGGTGGATGAAATCCAAAGTGGCCTCGGAAGGACAGGAAAATGGTTTGCCATAGAACACTTCGGGGTCGAGCCTGACATAATAACCGTGGCCAAGCCTCTCGGCGGTGGCCTTCCCATAAGTGCCACTATTGGAAGGGCCGAGATAATGGATGCCCTACCACCCCTCAGCCACGCCTTCACCCTGTCGGGCAACCCGACGGCCGCGAGGGCGGCTCTCGCCGTGATAGAGGAGATTGAGGAAAAAGACCTAGTGAAGCGGGCTGAGAGGCTGGGAGAGAAAGCTAAAAGGCGGCTTGAACGTATGAAGGCAAGGCACGAGCTGATAGGGGACGTTCGTGGTCTGGGCCTCATGCTGGGAGTGGAGCTCGTGAAAGATAGAGAGACCAAGGAGAGGGCTCTCGATGAAACGAAGAAGGTCGTCTGGAGGGCATTCGAGCTGGGTCTAATCGTTGCCTTTCTCCAGGGAAACGTCCTGAGGATACAGCCTCCCCTAACTATAGAGGAGGAGCTTCTGGAAGAGGGTCTTGAAAGGCTGGAGGAGGCGATAGAAGACGTTGAGGCCGGAAAGGTTCCGGATGATGTGGTGAAAAAAGTCAGAGGATGGTAATCCCCTGCGTCTGAGGGAGGGCAGGCCTGGAAGAGCCGAAAGAGCGGGCCTGTGCACTCCTTTCTTTTTCTTGGGGGGCCATACTTGGAGTCGGGCACGTTTTGTGCACAAGGTTTTTAAACGATATATCGAACGATATGTCGGTGGTTATATGGAGAGGCCAAGACTAAGGGGCTACCTCAAGTTGCTGATCCTGCACATGCTAAGGGAAAACCCAATGCACGGCTACGCGATAATGAGTGAGTTGGAGAAAAGGTATGGAATCCCAGGGCCGAGCGCTGGGGCAGTTTATCCGGTCTTGTCTGAGCTTAAAAGACTAGGCCTCATCGAAGTTACAGGGCAGGGAAAGAGGGAGAAGAAAGTTTACAGTATAACCCAGGAAGGCTTTGAGTTTCTTGAGGAAAATAAGGGGAAGTTAGAGGAAATTCTAAGGAAGGTTGAGGCTTACAAGGAATTTTCGAAGCTGGGCGGGAGGGAGTTAGCGAAAACCATGAAGGAACTCCTTGAGAAGCTTCCTGAGATGAGCGAGGAAGAGAAGGAGAAGATTAGAGAGGAAATCCTGGAGTTCACGAGGAAGATCAGGCTCATCCTTTTGGGAGGTGATTGAATGTACGCGATTGAAGTTGAGAACCTCGTCAAGAAGTACGGCGACTTCGAAGCCGTGAGGGGAATTTCCTTCAAAATCAAGCGCGGGGAGATATTCGCCTTTTTAGGACCGAACGGTGCCGGAAAGACAACAACCGTCCACGTCCTCACTACCCTTCTGAGGCCGACTTCAGGCAGGGCGATAGTCGCTGGTCATGATGTCGTTGAGGAGCCTATGGAAGTGAGGAGGAAGATAGGCATAGTTTTTCAGGACCCGAGCGTTGACAGGGAGCTCACGGCGTGGGAAAACATGTACATACACGGAAGGATTTACGGTCTCGGTGGAAGGGAGCTCAGGGAGAGAATCGAGAGGCTTCTGAAGTTCGTCGAGCTATGGGAATTCAGGGACAGACCTGTAAAGTTCTTCTCGGGAGGGATGCAGAGAAGACTTGAAATAGCAAGGGCACTCCTCCATGAGCCGGAAGTTCTCTTCCTCGACGAGCCGACCATAGGCCTAGATCCCCAGACGAGGGCAAAGATATGGGAGTACATCAGAACCATGAAGGAGGAGCATGACATGACGATTTTCCTTACCACGCACTACATGGATGAAGCAGAGCAGCTGGCCGATAGGATAGCTATAATGGACCATGGCAAAATCATAGCCGAGGGGGCCGCCGAGGAACTGAAGAAGCTCGTGGGCAACGACATAATATATCTAAGGCTTGAAAGCCCAGAGGAGGAGCTGAAGCGCCTAAAGGCGGAGTTCATAAGAGGTTGCAAGCTCCTGCCCGACGGCAGGGTGAGACTCGACGTCGAGAACGCGGCTGAGGCCCTGCCGAAGCTCTTCGAGCTCGCCCAGCGGAGCGGGGTCAAGATACTCGAGGTCACCTACCACAGACCCACCCTAAACGACGTCTTCCTGCACTTAACTGGAAGGGAAATCCGCGACGAAGGCAGCGATGGTAACGTGGCGAGGATGATAATGCGCGCGAGGATGAGGAGGTGAGAGCGGTGAGGGTGCTTACAACGATGATATATAGGGAGCTGAAGCGCTTCCTCCATTCGAGGGCGAGGGTAGTAGGTTCCCTTCTCAACCCACTCATCTGGCTGATATTCTTCGGAAAGGGCTGGGCAGGGGCATTCAAATTCCCTGGGGCAAATATGCTCTTCGGTGGCGTTGACTACATGACGTTCATGGTGCCCGGTATAGTGGCGATGACCGTCTTCAACATGGGCTTCATGCAGGGGATAACACTCATCTGGGACAGGCAGTTCGGCTTCCTCAAGGAGCTTTTAGTTGCCCCTGCCTCGAGGGTAGAGGCTATAATAGGGAGGAGCGTTGGCGGGGCCCTGATGGCGATAATTCAGGGCACGATAATCCTAGCCCTGAGCTTCCTCATCGTCGACGGACTCAAGCTCTCTGGGGTGTTCCCAACGTTGGCTCTAGCATTCCTTGTCGGTGTGGCCGTTTCGGGCCTTGGCATGGCGATAGGAATGAGAATGACCACCATGGAGGGCTTCCAGATAATTATCACCATGCTGATGCTCCCGATGACCTTCCTCAGCGGGGCCTTCTATCCGGTAAGTACCATGCCCGACTGGATGCAGTTCTTGGCTAAGCTCAACCCGCTCACCTACGCCGTTGACGGTGCCCGTTATTACTTAGCTGGGATTGAGCCGACCTTCGGTATAGCAACCGACTGGGCGGTCTTGAGTACGCTTGCGGTGGTCTTCGTGGGAATAGCGGCCCTCGAGTTCAGGAAGGCAACGATAGACTGAGAGTTTTTTTAATTTTTGTTTTGTGGGGAATAATGGGAAGTTGAAGGCGGCCGGTATCGTTAGATGGCCCTCCAGAACGGGTCCTCCTTTGCTTTTACCTCAGCCGTCATCTTTAGCGCCTTTATGTCCGTATCTTCAAGCTCGGACCTTAGCTGTTTTAGGAGGATTATCGCGTCGTCCCTGCCTATGTCCACGTATAAGATTTCGCCTGGATGTATGTGCCTGCCCACTATGGCCCCTTCGATGGCTATCGCGACGGCCTGACCCTTCCTAGCCTCCTGCAGGAACTCGTCTCTGCTCTTTATCGACTTTATAACGCCGACCTTCTGTCCGTTCTGCTTGATGAGCGTGACTCCGGGCTTTATCCTGCCCTCCAGCACCTCTATGCCCACTATGGCCGGATTACTCCTTCTGAAGACGTAGCGCTCGTCAGGGTATAGCCTGATGACGCCGGGGAACGTCACCCTGCTCAGCAATTCACGCTTCTTTTTCTCTTCCTCTGCCTTCATCCACGCCTCGTAATCCTCGATGAGCTTGTAGATGACGTTGCCAACGAATATTGGCACGCCTTTAGCCTTTGCAACTTCTTCCGCATCCTCATTGACCTTGACGTTGAAGCCGAGGACAACGCCGTACTTCTCTTCCTCTTCCTTAACGCTCAAGGCCTCCATGACGTCGGTCTTGCTGATGTTCCCAACGTCGGCCTTCCTTATCGGGATGTTCTTCTCTTGTAGCTCCTTGCTGAGGGCCTCCAAACTGCCGAGGGTGTCGGCCTTAACTATCACGCCAACCTTTCCCGTGCTGATGACCACGCTCTGAATCTGGCTGAGTATCTCCTGTTTGGCCCTCTCAATCTCCTCCTCAGTGCGAGCCGCTATTACCGGCGAGCCTGCAAGGGCCTCCTCGAGGTCGGGCGCCGCTATCTTGACACCTGCGGCGGCTGTGACTTCCTCCACTTGGTCGAAGCGGAAGCGTGGGTCTCTAATCTCGTCGAGGGGTTTCGGCTTGAGCAGGGCACGGATTTTTGTCACTATCGCCTTGTCTTTACCACCGACGACTATGATGTCGTCCTTTCTGAGCGTTCCGTCGTAGATTATGACGTCTATCGTTGTCCCGAGGCCTGGCTCCTCCCTGACCTCCAGTATCGTGCCTCTACCTGGCCCCTCAACCTCAATCCTGAGCTTCTCCTCCAGGTACTTCTGGCTGAGGCCCGCGATGAGGACTAGGAGTTCAGGTATGCCTATGCCGTACTTGGCCGAGATGGGAACTATGGCCAGCTCGCGGGTGAAGTTCTGGACGCGGTCGAAGCGGTTGGCCTGGAAGCCCATCTCGTAGAACTTTCCTATCAGCTCCCAGAGCTTAGTCTCCAGCTCTTGGACGACCCTCTGATCCTGCTTCTTGATGTTCACGAGGAAGGGCTCGTCCTCCTCGATGACCCAGCCCCTTATACGGTCAATCTTGTTTGCCGCAACGACAAAGGGAGTCTTGTACCTCCTAAGTATTTCTATGCTCTCTATTGTCTGGGGTTGGAAGCCCTCGTTTATATCCACGACGAGGACGGCAAGATCGGCGAGGCTACCGCCTCTGGCGCGCAGGCTCGTGAAGGCCTCGTGGCCGGGTGTGTCTATGAACAGAAGGCCGGGAAGCTTTATCTCAGCCTTCCAAAGCTTGATGAGCGGGCCGGCGATTTTCTTCACAACCTCAATCGGAACCTCGGTCGCGCCTATGTGCTGAGTTATCCCGCCGGCTTCCTTCGCCGCTACGTTGGTTTTGCGGATGCGGTCAAGCAGGGTTGTATTGTGGACAAGCACGCCGTTGGCTATGAAGTTGTGGGTCTCAGTGGTGAGGTCGTAGACGTAGCCGTCGTAGTCGAGCTCCTCAACGGCCTCAACGGGAATGAAGACGAGGCTTTCAGCGATGTTCCTCACGTACTCAACGTCACGACTGTCGAACTCCCTGTTGCGCCACACCTCCAGCAGTTCCCTGCCTAGCTCGGTCAGGTGGCCATCTTTGATTAGACCATCGCGCTCAAGGGCCTTCAGGTAATTGACGTCTTTAGCTCTGCCCTCGAGGACGGCTATCTTCTTTGCCAGCGTTGGAGAGCCTCTCTCAATCGCATCGAGAATCTGCATCAGGGTCTCATAACTGGGCGCCTCGCTCTCCTCATATTTGCTGTAGAATGGAACCTCGGAGTCCAGTTCGGCTCTCGTGAATCCGAAGAGAAGCCTGAGCCTCTTGAGCTCCTCGAAGATTGGGTAGGCCTCGCTCCCCCTGCTTTTATCAATAGCCCTCTTGAGCATCTCGGCCTTCTCCCTCACCGTAAAACCTATGTGCCTCCTGAAGGCGTCGAGGTTCCGCCTTCCTGAGATCACCAGCGTGGTGTAGCCGGAGCGGTATATCTTAGACACTATGCCGAAGCGAAGTAGAACGAGCGAGAGCCCTTCAATGAACTCTCTGGACGCGCCCGTGACCTCTACCCTATCGTCTTCGAGGCTTCCATGGACATCAAAGTAGCCCCTAAGGAATTCCGCAACGTAATCCTTCGGTGCCAAGAATAACACGTCGGGAATCCCATCGGAATAGTCAAAGAGAACCCTGAGGAGCTTGAGCTCCACGCCTAGCTTTTCAATACTCTCCAGCCTTTCGAAGACCTCGGCATAATCGTTGGTTACCTTCTGGCTACCGTCGCCGAACATGACTCCGGCAAAGTAGAAGAAAGCCCTCCACTCGTCATCACTCCTCGGAAGTCTTGCATACCTCCCATCCCTCTTTGAAAGCTTCGAGTAAACGAAGGCCATGAAGCGCTCCCTGCTCTCGTTGCCATGGATGTACCTGGGGACGGCAACGTAGTCGCCCGGCTTAAGCTGGTCGGCCCTCTTCCAGCCTCTCGTCGTCAAGAACGGGTGTTCCGGAGTCACGCTTACCGAGTGCCAGTTCTTCAACTTTACCCTCACTATCTTGCCCCTGTGCCTGAGCCTCCAGACGTAGGAGCCTTCTACCATAGCTATTGCCCCATTCCCGTCTACTGCCGTCAGGGGGATTCTGAGCTTCCTAATCTCCTTCTCATCGTCTCTCTCAACGATTTCATCGGCGATCTCGAAGAGCTCCTCAAGAGTTAGGCTTCCGAGCCCGGGAACAACGACACGCTCCTCCGGAAGGAGACACTTGCCGTGATCCACGTGACCGAGCACCGCTATTATGGGCTGCCTTATCCTCTTCATCACAACCACCTTGGGCTTAGCTTGGGGGCACGCTTTTAAAGGGTTCCGATTATCCATTGAATATGGCCTTGAAGCTTCAGACGGCTGTTCCTCCGGAGGAGCTGGGGGAGATAAAGAAGAGGGCCGGGGCCAATGTTGAGCTGAGGGTCTTGGGGAAGGACGGACGCCTCTGGGTCGTGGAAGTGCTCGGGAGCTCCGGTGAGCTTCAGAAGTTCATGGAGAAGCTCAGGCTCGCAAGAGCTGGCGGCTGATTCTGAGCTTCAGAGTTTCGCCGGGTTATAAATATTCTGGAAGCTGAATTTTAATCGAGGTGTGGGCTATGGAAGAAGTTAGGGAGCTCAAGGAGGTTCTTGAGCGGGTCGAGGGTAAGCTCATCGCCGCTGGGAAGATATATGCAGCTATAAACTTCGCCTTCTGGCTGCTGGTAATGGCCATCTACTACGTGGTCATTGGGCTCACTGAGCTTCCGGGGTGGGCAAATGGGCTGTACTGGGGAAGTGCGGTAGTTGTGGCGATTTTCTTCATAGGGAAGGTCTGGGGGAGGTTCGTGAAGCTTTACCGTGCGGTTGAAAAAGGTGGCGAAATTGGAAGGGCCTGGATACTCCCGATAGTTGCCTCGTGGATGATCGGTTCGGTAATCGGCTGGGGAATAATTCCAAGGACCTCCATGGCGGTAAATGAGACGGCAAGGCTCGCAGTTGGTTTTCTGACCTTCATCGGAATTTCCCTGCTCGGGCAGTGGCTGGTGCTCACTGGGGGCCACTGGAGGGAGAGGGAGATGATACCGTCGTTCCTCCTGCCGCTCCTTGCGGTGCCCATAGCGTGGAAGATGGAGAACGGTGCCATAGTCTGGGCTGGGTTCGTCGTTACGGTGGGCTTTACTGCAACGGTGCTTTTGTACCTCTACTCGGCCTTCAGAGCAATAGAGCGGTGATAGCATGGAGGCTCTAATGCTCTACCTCCTTCTAAGGGAGAAGGCCCTCTTCAAGGAGCTCCTCGATGTCTTAGAGGTGACGCCGGGTAACCTTGACTCCCATTTAAAGGCTCTCGAAAGAGCCGGCTACGTGAAGCTCTACAAGGTCTTCGCCGATAGACCAAGAACGGCAGTGAGAATAACGGGGAAGGGAACGGAGGAGACCCTCAGGTATCTGAGGGTTCTGAGGAGCGTAGTTGAAAGGCTCGAAGGCTGAAGGGATATTCCCTCTTCTCAACCATCCAGAGGCCGAACAAAGCGCCAAGCGTGTTCATCACGAGGTCCCTTCCCTTGTTGGCGGGAGTCTCCCGAATGAAGCTTATCTGGCTCTCGCTGAGCTTTTCCGCAACCTCCCATGCCACTGAGAGAGCGAAGAATACGATGAAGGAGTAAAGGATAAGCTTCTTCCTCTCTAGGCGGAACCATGTGTCGTTCAGCCCAGTGAGGATTTCGGCAGTTATTAGCCACGTAGTCAAGCCACCTAGGAAGTGGCTTATCATGTCGGCATCGCGCCATTCCTTGTGGAAGAGGTCTATCGTGGTGAAGGGAACGTTCACGAGAGAAACATGGACCGCTATGAAGACCGCGAGAACGGCTATGGTTCCTCTGTTATAGAGGGGCCTAACGAACGGCTCAAGCTTCTCGGGTGGCTTCCAGAACCTCGGAAGGAGAAGCGGGAGGGAAAGGCCGATTAAAGCTGTTGTGCTCCTGTAGATATGGTCCGTTCGGCCATAAACGATACCCGTGATTAGGCCGAGAAGGACGACGAAAATTGAGGCCTTGATAACTGTCTCTTCTCTCGTCTCAACCACCGCATAGGGTAGGGAAAAGATATTAAAAGGGCTTCGCCTAAGACTTTAAGAGGTCGATGAGGAGTAAGCTGTTAGCCGAGCGGTGATGAGAGGATGGCTGGCCGAGACGCTCACCTTCCGCTTATCATGTAGTAGAGGGTTCTGAGGGGTATTCCTAGGGTCTCGCTAATTTCCCGGGCAGTCTTACCGCTCCTTATGAGCTCCTGAATCCTGCGCACGGTTTCCTCATCGTACTTTCTCGGCCTCCCCCTGCGCCTCTCGACGGGCACGAGCTTGATGCCCATCTGCTCAAGGGCCCTTATAACTTTCTTCGAAACCTTAGGATAGAGGCTGGGAGGGCACCCTATCAGCCGAACGTTGGGGGCGTTTTCCAGTATTCGGACGATTATCTCCTTCGTTGGCCTCATGTTTATGTAAACCTCGGTAACGTCCTCTCCCAGCATCTCATCGAGCTTTCTCAGGAGCTCGCGCGTGTTTCTCGCAGTTACCACCACCCTCACACGCCTCACCCCTGAAGCAGCTCCAAGAACTTCTTGGCCCGCTCACTCTTTGGCATGAACTTCTCAAACTTTTCAATGTTCGTAAACAGGGATTCGTGGAGGCCGGAAACCACGAACTTCCTTATAGCTTCCTTTAGCTCTCCTTCCTCAATCCCGAGTAGCTCGGAGACCTCGGTCTCGTTGAAGGGAGAGATGGCGTAGAGTATCACCCCTCCAAGCAGATAGTTAGGGATGCCCGCTATCTCGCTCCTCCTCCTCGTCAGAAGCCTTTCAATCTCACACTTCCTTATGAGGAGCATGCTCCCAAAGCCGACCTTGAAGTCCTTTCTCCCCCTGAATGGAAGGTCGAAAAGGGAGTAGTGACAGTCAACGCACCCTCTTATCCCGGGGTAGATCGTCAAGGTTTCCCTCTCCTTCTCCGACGTCAGGAAGTAGTAGCGGAAGAGATCCATCGCCAGGAGCTCGGCTCCCCGGGAGGGGTCAAGCGAGGAGTAGGCGAGGGCGAGGTTATCGACGGTGTAGTGGTTGTTTATCAACACGCCCACGGTCTTCACATAGCTGAGCACGCGCCACCTGAACCTCTTTCCGAACCTTTTCCTAAGCTCTCCCTCTATGTCCGCATCAACTGGCAGCTCCACTCTCTCTTTCTTGAGCTTTCCTCCTTCCCAGTACTCGACCTCTATGCGGAAGCTCTCCTTCCTAAGGGTGCCCTCCTCCCTTAGTTTCCCTTTTATGAATTTGAAGTGCTCCCTAACATCCAGTCCTCTCTGGCCGAGTAGCTTTAGGACGTCGCCCGAATAGGCGAGATATGGTAGGATGTCAACGCGGGCGAGCCTTGGGCTCTTCTCCACTACCTTTATCTTGCCGAGATCTTTCCCTTTGAGGGACTCCGGCTCTACCTCCGACCTTCCCTTCCTAAAGGAATAGGAAGTCTCGAGGATTGCTAGGGCTATCTTGTGGGCTGTAATTGCAGATCTCAGCCTCTCAAGGGTCAGGACGCGATAATGCCTCTTCCTGTAGAGCCATGAGAGGTGCGGGTCCTTTGACTTCTTGTCCTTAAACACTGGGATTGGTCCGAAATCTCCCACCCTTCTCTCAAGCTCTTCTT belongs to Pyrococcus yayanosii CH1 and includes:
- a CDS encoding PadR family transcriptional regulator — its product is MERPRLRGYLKLLILHMLRENPMHGYAIMSELEKRYGIPGPSAGAVYPVLSELKRLGLIEVTGQGKREKKVYSITQEGFEFLEENKGKLEEILRKVEAYKEFSKLGGRELAKTMKELLEKLPEMSEEEKEKIREEILEFTRKIRLILLGGD
- a CDS encoding transcriptional regulator, with the protein product MEALMLYLLLREKALFKELLDVLEVTPGNLDSHLKALERAGYVKLYKVFADRPRTAVRITGKGTEETLRYLRVLRSVVERLEG
- a CDS encoding DUF6849 domain-containing protein, with amino-acid sequence MRLVLKPLFDVELPVGFEDILRAKLKGRVVKTGQEIEVDLLGKPLRFQVLYAEPEPLIVNDRTRVEITGGDTFILDIEFDEPVKGVIPFEKGFVIVFPKKVLILNQNGQKIYSDEFEELNEVSVSGDVVVIVHGEKRVRLIKP
- a CDS encoding ATP-binding cassette domain-containing protein, which codes for MYAIEVENLVKKYGDFEAVRGISFKIKRGEIFAFLGPNGAGKTTTVHVLTTLLRPTSGRAIVAGHDVVEEPMEVRRKIGIVFQDPSVDRELTAWENMYIHGRIYGLGGRELRERIERLLKFVELWEFRDRPVKFFSGGMQRRLEIARALLHEPEVLFLDEPTIGLDPQTRAKIWEYIRTMKEEHDMTIFLTTHYMDEAEQLADRIAIMDHGKIIAEGAAEELKKLVGNDIIYLRLESPEEELKRLKAEFIRGCKLLPDGRVRLDVENAAEALPKLFELAQRSGVKILEVTYHRPTLNDVFLHLTGREIRDEGSDGNVARMIMRARMRR
- a CDS encoding endonuclease III domain-containing protein yields the protein MGKRGSGSLSPEGFAFEESWAEKKRRAEEIVRILKEVYPRERHVSGEPYRTLIKCIISQRNRDEVTDRVAEELFRKYPTINDIANASVEKMQEFLRSLKVGLWRSKGRWIVEVSRIILERYDGRVPDTLEELMKLPGIGRKCANIVLAYGFGKPAIPVDTHVNRVSKRLGLAPLEASPEKVEEYLKVLIPKEEWLYVNHAMVDHGKKVCRPIKPKCNECPVRNLCPKVGIKFGT
- a CDS encoding DUF1699 family protein, which produces MRVVVTARNTRELLRKLDEMLGEDVTEVYINMRPTKEIIVRILENAPNVRLIGCPPSLYPKVSKKVIRALEQMGIKLVPVERRRGRPRKYDEETVRRIQELIRSGKTAREISETLGIPLRTLYYMISGR
- a CDS encoding leucine/methionine racemase, which codes for MDPEEVVAGYERVIAPANRTTYFPLVPVRAENARIWDVKGREYIDFLSDAAVQNVGHNNPRIVMAIKEQAERLLHASFIYAFPIEPLLLAEKLVQLVPIRNAKVSFGLSGADANDGAIKFARAYTGRLTILSYMRSFYGSTYGAMSITGLDFHVRALVGELSGVHYIPFPNCYRCPFGKESGKCRFECVEYLKEKFEGEVYAEGVAALFAEAIQGDAGMVVPPENYFKRIERILDEHGILLVVDEIQSGLGRTGKWFAIEHFGVEPDIITVAKPLGGGLPISATIGRAEIMDALPPLSHAFTLSGNPTAARAALAVIEEIEEKDLVKRAERLGEKAKRRLERMKARHELIGDVRGLGLMLGVELVKDRETKERALDETKKVVWRAFELGLIVAFLQGNVLRIQPPLTIEEELLEEGLERLEEAIEDVEAGKVPDDVVKKVRGW
- the infB gene encoding intein-containing translation initiation factor aIF-2, translated to MKRIRQPIIAVLGHVDHGKCLLPEERVVVPGLGSLTLEELFEIADEIVERDDEKEIRKLRIPLTAVDGNGAIAMVEGSYVWRLRHRGKIVRVKLKNWHSVSVTPEHPFLTTRGWKRADQLKPGDYVAVPRYIHGNESRERFMAFVYSKLSKRDGRYARLPRSDDEWRAFFYFAGVMFGDGSQKVTNDYAEVFERLESIEKLGVELKLLRVLFDYSDGIPDVLFLAPKDYVAEFLRGYFDVHGSLEDDRVEVTGASREFIEGLSLVLLRFGIVSKIYRSGYTTLVISGRRNLDAFRRHIGFTVREKAEMLKRAIDKSRGSEAYPIFEELKRLRLLFGFTRAELDSEVPFYSKYEESEAPSYETLMQILDAIERGSPTLAKKIAVLEGRAKDVNYLKALERDGLIKDGHLTELGRELLEVWRNREFDSRDVEYVRNIAESLVFIPVEAVEELDYDGYVYDLTTETHNFIANGVLVHNTTLLDRIRKTNVAAKEAGGITQHIGATEVPIEVVKKIAGPLIKLWKAEIKLPGLLFIDTPGHEAFTSLRARGGSLADLAVLVVDINEGFQPQTIESIEILRRYKTPFVVAANKIDRIRGWVIEEDEPFLVNIKKQDQRVVQELETKLWELIGKFYEMGFQANRFDRVQNFTRELAIVPISAKYGIGIPELLVLIAGLSQKYLEEKLRIEVEGPGRGTILEVREEPGLGTTIDVIIYDGTLRKDDIIVVGGKDKAIVTKIRALLKPKPLDEIRDPRFRFDQVEEVTAAAGVKIAAPDLEEALAGSPVIAARTEEEIERAKQEILSQIQSVVISTGKVGVIVKADTLGSLEALSKELQEKNIPIRKADVGNISKTDVMEALSVKEEEEKYGVVLGFNVKVNEDAEEVAKAKGVPIFVGNVIYKLIEDYEAWMKAEEEKKKRELLSRVTFPGVIRLYPDERYVFRRSNPAIVGIEVLEGRIKPGVTLIKQNGQKVGVIKSIKSRDEFLQEARKGQAVAIAIEGAIVGRHIHPGEILYVDIGRDDAIILLKQLRSELEDTDIKALKMTAEVKAKEDPFWRAI
- a CDS encoding Lrp/AsnC family transcriptional regulator, producing the protein MLDELDRGILQILQEDGRVSYAEIARKLGVPESTVRLRVRKLVERGVIRKFAALINPFKAGYEVVAVIAVDTEPSKVKKVAEELAKLPEVDVLGIATGAHDIFMQVTVRSLRELEEFLIEKLGKIDGVKSTETSILTSVKKWGYARVF
- a CDS encoding ABC transporter permease; the protein is MRVLTTMIYRELKRFLHSRARVVGSLLNPLIWLIFFGKGWAGAFKFPGANMLFGGVDYMTFMVPGIVAMTVFNMGFMQGITLIWDRQFGFLKELLVAPASRVEAIIGRSVGGALMAIIQGTIILALSFLIVDGLKLSGVFPTLALAFLVGVAVSGLGMAIGMRMTTMEGFQIIITMLMLPMTFLSGAFYPVSTMPDWMQFLAKLNPLTYAVDGARYYLAGIEPTFGIATDWAVLSTLAVVFVGIAALEFRKATID
- a CDS encoding TIGR04140 family protein; the encoded protein is MALKLQTAVPPEELGEIKKRAGANVELRVLGKDGRLWVVEVLGSSGELQKFMEKLRLARAGG